The following are from one region of the Vitis riparia cultivar Riparia Gloire de Montpellier isolate 1030 chromosome 9, EGFV_Vit.rip_1.0, whole genome shotgun sequence genome:
- the LOC117922559 gene encoding disease resistance protein At4g27190-like has product MNIQRRLASALAVIPHKPGRLSFLLQILAFKVFSFPCYQSSAMELITSVLGSLLAEVGRHLYGFISSGIRNSRLYFNDLEKEMKLLTDLRNNVEMEGELVTTIEATEWLKEVEGIEHEVSLIQEAVAANHEKCCGGFLNCCLHRRQLAKGFKEVKRLEEEGISLLAANRIPKSVEYIPTAPIEDQPTATQNLAKIMNLLNDDGVRRIGVWGMGGVGKTTLIKNLNNKLRNASSAQPFSIVIWVTVSQELDLIKIQTQIAERLDLGLIMNGSNRTVAGRLFQRLEQEKFLLILDDVWEGIDLDALGVPQPEVHAGCKIILTSRRFDVCREMKTDIEVKMDVLNHEEAWKLFCQNAGEVATLKHIKPLAAGVAEECGGLPLAIIIMGTSMRGKTRVELWKDALNELRRSVPYNIEGIEDKVYKPLKWSYDSLQGESIKSCFLYCSLFPEDFSILISELVQCWLAEGFINEQQNYEDVKNRGIALIENLKDCCLLEHGDHKDTVKMHDVVRDVAKWIASNLEDGSKSLVESGVGLGQVSEVELSKPLKRVSFMFNKITRLPEHAIGCSEASTLLLQGNLPLQEVPEGFLLGFQALRVLNMSGTQIQRLPSSILHLAQLRALLLKGCLRLVELPPLGRLCRLQVLDCSATLINELPEGMEQLKKLRELNLSRTIHLKTIQAEVIAGLSSLEVLDMTDSEYKWGVKGKVEEGRASFEELECLEKLIDLSIRLESTSCPALEDVNWMNKLNRFLFHMGSTTHEIHKETEHDGRQVILRGLDLSGKQIGWSIINASSLLLDRCKGLDHLLEAITIKSMKSVVGCFSCLKALTIMNSGSRLRPTGGYGARCDLLPNLEEIHLCGLTRLVTISELTSQLGLRFSKLRVMEVTWCPKLKYLLSYGGFIRTLKNLEEIKVRSCNNLDELFIPSSRRTSAPEPVLPKLRVMELDNLPKLTSLFREESLPQLEKLVVTECSLLKKLPLTLQSATSMKEIKGEVEWWNELEWADDAIRLSLQHHFNS; this is encoded by the coding sequence ATGAATATTCAAAGAAGACTTGCTTCGGCTTTAGCTGTCATCCCTCATAAACCGGGAAGACTTTCATTTCTTCTGCAAATTCTAGCCTTCAAAGTATTCAGCTTCCCTTGTTACCAAAGCTCAGCCATGGAATTAATAACTTCTGTGCTGGGTTCACTACTTGCAGAAGTAGGTAGACATCTTTATGGCTTCATTTCTTCTGGAATTAGGAATTCCAGGCTGTATTTTAATGATCTGGAAAAAGAGATGAAGCTCCTGACAGACTTGAGAAATAATGTGGAAATGGAGGGTGAATTGGTTACAACCATTGAAGCAACTGAGTGGCTTAAAGAGGTTGAAGGGATTGAGCATGAGGTGAGTTTGATTCAGGAAGCTGTAGCAGCCAACCATGAAAAATGTTGTGGGGGTTTCTTGAATTGCTGTCTGCACCGTAGGCAACTGGCGAAAGGGTTCAAGGAGGTGAAAAGACTGGAGGAAGAGGGCATCAGCCTGCTAGCTGCAAATCGAATACCAAAAAGTGTTGAGTACATCCCAACAGCACCAATTGAAGACCAACCAACAGCAACACAAAATTTAGCCAAAATAATGAATCTGCTGAATGATGATGGGGTTAGGAGGATTGGTGTTTGGGGCATGGGGGGAGTAGGTAAAACTACTCTCATCAAGAACTTGAACAACAAGCTCAGGAATGCTTCGTCTGCGCAACCTTTCAGCATTGTCATATGGGTTACAGTGTCGCAGGAGCTGGACTTGATAAAGATACAAACACAAATTGCTGAGAGGTTGGATTTGGGGCTGATTATGAATGGAAGCAATAGGACTGTGGCTGGTAGGTTGTTCCAGAGACTGGAGCAGGAGAAATTTCTCCTCATTCTGGATGATGTTTGGGAGGGAATTGATTTGGATGCTTTGGGAGTTCCTCAGCCTGAAGTTCACGCGGGTTGTAAGATCATATTGACATCTAGACGTTTTGATGTTTGTCGGGAAATGAAGACAGACATTGAAGTTAAAATGGATGTCCTCAACCATGAAGAAGCTTGGAAATTGTTTTGCCAAAATGCAGGGGAGGTAGCCACATTAAAGCACATCAAACCATTAGCAGCAGGAGTGGCTGAAGAATGTGGTGGGTTACCCTTGGCAATAATCATCATGGGAACATCTATGAGGGGGAAGACAAGGGTAGAGCTATGGAAGGATGCATTGAACGAGCTTCGAAGATCAGTACCATACAACATCGAAGGGATCGAGGATAAGGTTTACAAGCCCTTGAAGTGGAGTTATGACTCATTGCAAGGTGAGAGCATCAAGTCTTGTTTCCTCTATTGCTCTTTATTTCCTGAGGATTTCTCAATCCTAATAAGTGAGCTTGTACAATGTTGGCTTGCCGAAGGTTTCATAAATGAGCAACAAAACTATGAGGATGTAAAAAACAGGGGGATTGCTTTAATTGAAAATCTGAAGGACTGTTGTTTGTTGGAACATGGTGACCATAAGGACACCGTGAAAATGCATGATGTAGTTCGTGACGTTGCTAAATGGATTGCATCCAACTTGGAGGATGGAAGTAAATCCCTTGTTGAATCAGGGGTTGGACTTGGCCAAGTTTCAGAGGTTGAGTTATCAAAGCCTCTCAAGAGAGTTTCTTTCATGTTTAACAAAATAACAAGGCTGCCTGAACATGCTATAGGGTGTTCAGAGGCATCCACTTTATTACTACAAGGTAATCTACCCCTGCAGGAAGTTCCTGAAGGATTTCTCTTGGGATTTCAAGCACTGAGGGTCTTGAACATGAGTGGAACCCAGATCCAGAggctgccttcttccattctgcaCCTTGCTCAACTTAGAGCTCTTCTTTTGAAGGGGTGCCTTCGTCTGGTAGAATTACCCCCACTGGGAAGGCTCTGTAGATTACAAGTACTTGACTGCAGTGCTACTCTGATCAATGAATTGCCAGAAGGGATGGAGCAATTGAAGAAGTTAAGGGAGCTAAACCTATCACGCACTATCCACCTGAAAACCATTCAAGCTGAAGTTATAGCTGGGTTGTCTAGTTTAGAGGTTCTAGACATGACAGATAGTGAATATAAATGGGGTGTGAAGGGAAAGGTGGAAGAGGGACGAGCATCATTTGAGGAGCTTGAATGCCTTGagaaattgattgatttatccaTTAGGCTGGAAAGTACTTCATGTCCTGCTCTGGAAGATGTCAACTGGATGAACAAATTGAACCGATTCCTATTCCATATGGGTTCAACCACTCATGAAATTCACAAAGAAACTGAACATGACGGAAGACAAGTAATTCTCAGGGGCCTCGATCTCTCGGGAAAGCAGATTGGATGGTCAATCATCAATGCAAGTTCTCTGCTCTTGGATCGTTGCAAGGGATTAGACCATCTGCTAGAGGCCATAACCATTAAGAGCATGAAGAGTGTTGTTGGTTGCTTCTCTTGTTTGAAGGCACTTACTATTATGAATTCTGGCAGCAGGTTACGGCCAACAGGAGGATATGGTGCTCGTTGCGACCTATTACCAAATCTAGAGGAAATTCATCTCTGTGGTCTCACAAGGCTGGTAACCATTTCTGAACTAACTAGTCAGCTTGGACTAAGATTCTCAAAGCTAAGAGTAATGGAAGTGACCTGGTGTCCCAAACTAAAATACCTTCTTTCTTATGGTGGTTTCATCCGAACATTAAAAAATCTGGAAGAAATCAAGGTAAGAAGCTGCAACAATTTGGATGAGCTCTTTATTCCTAGTTCAAGGCGGACTTCAGCCCCAGAACCTGTTCTTCCCAAGCTACGAGTAATGGAACTGGACAATCTTCCCAAGTTGACATCCCTTTTCAGAGAGGAGTCATTGCCACAGCTGGAGAAACTTGTAGTGACTGAGTGCAGTCTTCTGAAGAAGCTACCTCTCACCCTCCAAAGCGCAACTtccatgaaagaaataaaaggagAAGTTGAATGGTGGAATGAGTTGGAGTGGGCTGATGATGCTATCCGTTTGAGTCTGCAGCATCATTTCAATTCTTAG